A segment of the Sulfitobacter indolifex genome:
TGATATCAGGCAATTGATTGAGCAACCGCAGACGGTACTTTCCGTTCCGAAGAGCAGTTTGCAGGCCGTCGTTCTTTTCGAAACCAGATCTTGGGATGTCGAGGTCATCGATGTTCGGCATCGATACAACAGTTCCTGGTTCAAAATAGTTGTTATGATTCATGCTGACGTATTCATTTGAATGAATGCAAAAGCCATTTGAGAAATTGTTGTTTGATTGGACATCCACTACGCCCTCGGCAACGAAACCTTCGGTAAAGCAGCCTGGATAATATGTAGAATAAACTGACTCGACTCTGACATCGAATGTATCGCGGCCGACTAGGCGGAGTAGAAAGTTGCGCGAGGCATTATCCCGGGCCTCCTCCATCATTGCGTGAACTTGCACCGCAGACCTAGAATTTGGATCTAGAACGAAGCTCTGTTCCGCAAAATCCCATTTCCCAAAACGGTATTGCCAAGTTGTTGACGCGGTTAGCTAAAGGTATGTGGACCCCATGAATATTCCAATTGATTTGCCACGCCTGAAGGGCTTTCGTTATCCTCGTGAGATTATTGCTTACGCTGTTTGGGCATACCATCGGTTAGCTCTGAGCACGGCTGATGTTGAAGACCTGTTGGCCGCGCGGAGCGTGATTGTCAGCCGAGAAGCGATCCGACTTTGGGTCAATCGCTTGGTCAACACTTTGCAAATTGCATTCGCCGGGACCGACCACGGCCGAACAACAAGTGGCACATGGATGAAGTAGTGATCACGATCCGTGGCAAGAAGCATTGGCTGTGGCGTGCAATCGACGCGGATGGAGACGTCCTCGATATTCTCGTGCAAACACGCCGCAACGCCAAATCAGCAAAGCGCTTTTTACAAAGATTAGTTTCACAGTTTGGCGAGCCGAGGGTGGTCATAACTGACAAGTTGCGTAGCTATCTTAAGCCGGTCAAAACACTGACCCCGAACGCTGACCATCGCGCGCACAAGGGCTTAAACAACGCGATCGAAGTGTCGCACCGGCCGACACGTAAACGAGAGAAGATCTTCGGCAAATTCAAATCCCACCGGCAGGCCCATAGGTTTTTGGCCGCACATGACCAGATCAACTTGCTCTTCCGTCCCCGCCGCTATCAACTGAATGCAACTTCATACCGCCACGCCCGCTCCGATGCTTTCAGCCTTTGGGCAGATTACACCGCAGAAATGGTGGCATGATCCTGCCTTTGCCAAGCTTCGCATGCTGATGCCAACAACTTGGCATTACCGATCAGATACAGCAGGCGCTTACATTCGGCTACGGCAGCGGTAAAACCCTCAGTTCTCTGAGACACTGTCGACAGACTTTCCGGCCCATCGCACACCGGCTTATCGGAATCGAGAAAACGCGCGGCCTCTCCAACAGTAAGATATCGATGCTTTGCAAATTCCGGAGGGATATCGGTTTGCCCGATGAATACAGGCGAGAATGGCGCAGAGACCGCCCCCGAAGGTGCGTGCCACAGCATCCTCAATTGGTCTGAGACCGGATCGACCAATGGAACGATTTGTCCATAACCAGCCGTATCGCCAGTTAGACGTTCGGTGCGCAACGCCCAGACTACATCCTGAAACTCGATTTTTGAGGTGGTCGAGACTCGATTTTGAAGTTCTTTTTCAATCCAACACGCGCCGGCCCATACCCCCAGTCCATCGCCATAGATAGCATTGAAATCGAAGTCACCTCCCTTGTACCAGCCCCTCTCTTTCGCGAATTTTACGAGGTCTGTGGAATAGAGATAATCAGGATGGTCCTTGCTATCTACCGGAATTACGCCGATATATCCCGGCCTACATGCTCTGATAGCATCATCAAGCCTTTCTGCCGCCCACAGCCCCTTGCCGCCAGCCGGCTGGATCATAATCCAAGCTTCATTCGAATCCGCAATAATATGCGTATTTCCGCCATAGGTGCTCTCGCCATAATCCTTCATGATCGCGGCAATGATTTCGACCCCTTCTCGCGCAGTCTTGGCTCGTTCCAATACGAACCCGGCCAAGTCGCTATAACTTGGACCAGTCTGTGCGTCGGGTGTCATCTCGATCAGTTCTTTACGGGACGGAGACCACACACTGCGCACCGCGATCCCGTATTCGTTTAGCCCACCATTGGTCACCGGCGCAGGCACACCTTTGTAATGGGTATAGCTTACCCGGATATTACGAAAGGTCTGAGACGTTTGAGGGATAGAAGACCGAATACCCGGCAAATCTGCCGCGGGGGTTACACCCACTTCCACAACCGCATTCTCTGGATGGCGTTGCCTGGAGAAAATATCGAGCCAGTGGCTCGATGGTTCGTCGCCGTATCCAGCTAACCAAGCGTGACCGTCCGCGCTGTGATTTTGCCCGATATATATGCAGTAGCTCAATGGTCCTCCAACGTTCCAAAAGGAACACTCAAGATGGCAGGCGTTTCTCGGTTACCGGCATAGCCGCGCTGAGTAAAATGGTGATTGAGTACTAACAAAATGATTGACCCTAAACGACAATCCTATTGACTGGGCTTCAGCAGAGATCAATCTGAGAAACATTGGCAGGCAACGGCTTACCGACCACCCGCTTTTCGGTTAGTAACGAACGCGCTGCCAGCGTCGAATTGGAACAATGCGTTGCTTCATTTGTTGTCATTCTAGGTGATCT
Coding sequences within it:
- a CDS encoding C69 family dipeptidase; the encoded protein is MSYCIYIGQNHSADGHAWLAGYGDEPSSHWLDIFSRQRHPENAVVEVGVTPAADLPGIRSSIPQTSQTFRNIRVSYTHYKGVPAPVTNGGLNEYGIAVRSVWSPSRKELIEMTPDAQTGPSYSDLAGFVLERAKTAREGVEIIAAIMKDYGESTYGGNTHIIADSNEAWIMIQPAGGKGLWAAERLDDAIRACRPGYIGVIPVDSKDHPDYLYSTDLVKFAKERGWYKGGDFDFNAIYGDGLGVWAGACWIEKELQNRVSTTSKIEFQDVVWALRTERLTGDTAGYGQIVPLVDPVSDQLRMLWHAPSGAVSAPFSPVFIGQTDIPPEFAKHRYLTVGEAARFLDSDKPVCDGPESLSTVSQRTEGFTAAVAECKRLLYLIGNAKLLASACEAWQRQDHATISAV